One Defluviitoga tunisiensis genomic window carries:
- a CDS encoding homocysteine S-methyltransferase family protein, whose product MDRKNFLETLKKKILLLDGGYGSEFIKRGYSNIPAELLNIMHPEVVYQLHNEYIEAGADIILTNTFSANRKKLKELKLEDDFLRINSKAVEIAKNAAKDKVLVFGDISSLGEFPKPLGTLEMKDTIEEFYQQAKILYNAGVDGFIVETISDIKELKAAIWGIRKVSSELPLIAHMTFEKNGSSITGTSVEIFANVVNDLDIDVIGINCTLGPDELIDVFQKLSFSTNKPLSVEPNAGKPIYDGKTIEYRMTPEVFGMYVEDYVELGANIIGGCCGTTPLHIKVIKNMIKNRKTKKIYKDIPIMYSSRTILKKYHPFTVIGEKINPAGNNSFQKEIEEFNFEEIIKRANSQKSAGADALDLNIGIEKILNTEHIKHIILELDKYSSLPLSLDIQNVDFLETALIEYPGRPIINSARLTKKDLDKKLEFIKKYGGLLIILAMGKDIPESAEERFQLIQTKWKELEKLGFSKKQFIVDPLVLSVAANYNPNITLDTIKLLSSHNFNTIIGLSNLSFGLPNRSQINAAFLSRAIYNGLNSAIMNPEDSLLMNILKGNQLLDGNLVIENKIENRDKLVENILQGNQENLKTIIQKELEEKEPLEISQNILAKAMEQIGDLYSEGKIYLPELLLASDTVKPIFDYINQFIGESETKKAKVVIATVEGDIHDIGKNIVATVLRSSNFEVIDLGKDVETQKIVEAVRKEKPQILGLSAMMTTTIGKIEEVVNEVRKLSFPVKIIAGGASMNKQLANNFGCDAYAKDASEGLKICKRWIEEINYGDDN is encoded by the coding sequence GTGGATAGAAAAAATTTTTTAGAAACTTTAAAAAAGAAAATTTTGTTACTAGATGGTGGATACGGAAGTGAATTTATCAAAAGAGGATACTCTAATATTCCAGCTGAATTATTGAATATAATGCATCCTGAAGTTGTGTATCAACTTCATAATGAATACATTGAAGCTGGAGCAGATATTATTTTAACCAATACATTCAGCGCTAATAGAAAAAAGTTAAAAGAGCTTAAATTGGAAGATGACTTTCTACGTATTAATTCAAAAGCTGTTGAGATTGCAAAAAATGCTGCAAAAGATAAAGTTTTAGTATTTGGGGATATATCTTCTTTGGGAGAATTTCCAAAACCTCTAGGAACTCTTGAAATGAAAGACACAATTGAAGAGTTCTATCAGCAAGCAAAAATTTTGTATAACGCAGGCGTAGATGGGTTTATAGTAGAAACCATAAGTGATATAAAAGAGCTTAAGGCTGCTATATGGGGAATAAGAAAAGTTAGCTCAGAATTACCTTTGATAGCTCACATGACTTTTGAAAAAAACGGGTCTTCTATAACGGGAACTTCTGTTGAGATCTTTGCAAATGTTGTTAATGATCTAGATATCGATGTTATTGGAATCAATTGCACCTTAGGCCCAGATGAATTAATTGATGTTTTTCAAAAGTTGTCTTTTTCTACAAACAAACCTCTAAGTGTTGAACCAAATGCTGGTAAACCTATTTATGACGGAAAAACTATTGAATATAGAATGACACCAGAAGTATTTGGAATGTATGTTGAAGATTATGTAGAATTAGGAGCAAACATTATAGGAGGATGTTGCGGTACAACACCTTTACACATAAAAGTCATAAAAAACATGATAAAGAATAGAAAAACAAAAAAAATATACAAAGACATTCCCATAATGTACTCATCACGTACAATATTAAAGAAATATCATCCTTTCACTGTAATAGGAGAAAAAATAAATCCTGCAGGAAACAATTCTTTTCAAAAAGAAATAGAAGAATTCAATTTTGAGGAAATAATTAAAAGAGCAAATAGCCAAAAGTCTGCTGGAGCAGATGCTTTAGACTTAAACATTGGGATTGAAAAAATCTTAAATACCGAACACATAAAACACATAATCTTGGAATTAGACAAATACTCTTCTTTGCCTCTTTCTCTTGACATACAGAACGTTGATTTTCTTGAAACTGCTTTAATAGAATATCCCGGTAGACCAATAATAAACTCAGCTAGATTGACAAAAAAAGATCTCGATAAAAAACTTGAATTTATTAAAAAGTACGGTGGCTTGCTAATAATACTTGCAATGGGGAAAGATATTCCTGAATCTGCAGAAGAAAGGTTTCAATTAATACAAACTAAATGGAAAGAACTTGAAAAACTTGGATTTAGTAAAAAGCAATTTATTGTTGATCCATTAGTTTTATCAGTTGCAGCAAACTACAATCCAAACATCACTTTAGACACTATTAAACTTCTTTCTTCACACAATTTTAACACAATAATTGGACTTTCTAATTTAAGCTTTGGACTCCCCAACAGAAGTCAAATTAATGCGGCATTTTTGTCAAGAGCTATATACAATGGTTTAAACTCTGCAATCATGAATCCTGAAGATTCACTGCTTATGAACATTCTTAAAGGAAATCAATTATTAGATGGAAATCTAGTAATAGAAAATAAAATAGAAAATAGAGATAAATTAGTAGAAAATATTTTACAAGGAAACCAAGAAAACCTCAAAACAATAATACAAAAAGAGTTAGAAGAGAAAGAACCTTTAGAAATTAGTCAGAATATCTTAGCAAAGGCTATGGAACAAATAGGTGATCTATATTCTGAAGGAAAAATTTACTTGCCAGAATTATTATTAGCCTCTGATACTGTGAAACCTATTTTTGACTACATAAACCAATTCATTGGCGAGTCAGAAACAAAAAAGGCAAAGGTAGTTATTGCAACTGTAGAAGGTGACATACATGATATTGGCAAAAATATTGTCGCCACAGTGTTAAGAAGCTCAAACTTTGAAGTTATCGATTTAGGAAAGGACGTTGAAACACAAAAAATTGTTGAAGCTGTACGTAAAGAAAAACCTCAAATACTAGGTTTATCGGCTATGATGACAACTACGATAGGAAAGATTGAAGAAGTAGTAAACGAGGTTAGAAAAT